The Primulina eburnea isolate SZY01 chromosome 8, ASM2296580v1, whole genome shotgun sequence genome contains a region encoding:
- the LOC140838849 gene encoding oligopeptide transporter 3-like: MLSNSATAKPAANGEDAAEERCSVEEVALVVPETDDPTLPVMTFRAWVLGITLCTILIFFNTFFIYRTQPLTISAILMQIMALPLGKFMAATLPKRTFTVFGRWSFSLNPGPFNIKEHVIITVMANCGVSYGGGDAYSIGAITVMKTYYKQSLSFICALLIVLTTQIVGYGWAGMLRKYLVDPVEMWWPSNLAQVSLFRALHEKEPKSTDMTRMKFFLVFMAASFAYYLFPGYLFQILTFFSWVCWVWPHSITAQQIGSGYHGLGVGAFTLDWAGISAYHGSPLVTPFYSILNVMAGFVMFIYIIVPLCYWKFNTFDARKFPIFSNQLFTSSGQKYDTTKILTPQYELNAAAYGNYSKLYLSPLFALSIGSGFARFTATLTHVALFHGSDIWRQSKSAVTNIKLDVHSRLMKRYKQVPQWWYLVLLLVSMGLSLMMSFVWKDDVQLPWWGLIFAFCLAWVVTLPIGVIQATTNQQPGYDIIAQFIIGFILPGKPIANLLFKIYGRISTIHALSFLADLKLGHYMKIPPRCMYTAQLVGTLVSGVVNLGVAWWMMESIENICDVEALHPESPWTCPKFRVTFDASVIWGLIGPERLFGVGGMYRNLVWLFLIGALLPLPVWILSRIFPEKKWIPLINIPVISYGFAGMPPATPTNIASWIMTGTIFNYFVFKYRKEWWQKYNYVLSAALDAGTAFMGVLLFFALQNEGKIVKWWGSSPDHCPLATCPTAPGIVVKGCPVFR, translated from the exons ATGTTATCCAACTCCGCCACCGCCAAACCTGCCGCCAACGGTGAGGATGCGGCCGAAGAGAGATGCTCCGTGGAGGAGGTGGCGCTGGTGGTGCCGGAGACCGACGACCCCACGCTCCCCGTCATGACATTCCGTGCATGGGTCCTGGGGATAACCTTGTGCACGATCTTGATTTTCTTCAACACATTCTTCATATACAGGACGCAACCCTTGACTATCTCCGCTATACTCATGCAAATAATGGCGCTGCCCCTCGGCAAATTCATGGCGGCGACGCTGCCGAAGAGAACTTTCACGGTGTTCGGGAGGTGGAGCTTCAGTCTTAACCCGGGGCCATTTAATATAAAGGAGCACGTGATCATCACGGTTATGGCCAATTGCGGGGTGTCGTATGGCGGCGGCGATGCGTACTCCATTGGTGCCATAACTGTGATGAAGACTTACTATAAGCAGAGCTTGAGTTTTATATGCGCTCTTTTAATTGTCTTGACAACTCAG ATTGTGGGATATGGATGGGCTGGAATGTTGAGAAAATACTTGGTTGATCCAGTTGAGATGTGGTGGCCATCCAATCTTGCTCAAGTTTCTCTCTTTAG GGCACTTCACGAAAAGGAACCCAAGTCAACAGACATGACAAGAATGAAATTTTTCCTCGTATTCATGGCTGCCAGTTTTGCCTATTACTTATTCCCTGGATACCTGTTCCAAATTTTAACCTTTTTCTCGTGGGTATGTTGGGTGTGGCCTCATAGTATCACAGCCCAGCAAATCGGTTCGGGATACCACGGTCTCGGTGTTGGTGCTTTCACCCTCGATTGGGCCGGCATTTCTGCTTACCATGGCAGCCCTTTGGTGACACCCTTTTATTCGATTCTGAATGTTATGGCTGGATTCGTCATGTTTATATACATCATTGTCCCTCTATGCTACTGGAAGTTCAATACTTTTGATGCTCGGAAATTTCCCATCTTCTCAAACCAGCTGTTTACTTCTAGTGGACAGAAATATGATACTACCAAGATTTTAACCCCACAATATGAGCTTAATGCTGCTGCTTATGGTAACTATAGCAAACTCTACCTTAGCCCGCTTTTCGCCCTCTCCATTGGATCAGGGTTCGCAAGATTTACAGCAACTCTCACTCATGTGGCCTTGTTTCATGGCAG TGATATATGGAGGCAGAGCAAATCTGCTGTAACGAACATTAAACTAGATGTACATTCGAGATTGATGAAAAGATACAAGCAAGTTCCTCAATGGTGGTACCTGGTTTTATTACTCGTAAGCATGGGGTTGTCCCTGATGATGTCCTTTGTTTGGAAAGATGACGTGCAGCTTCCATGGTGGGGGCTGATATTTGCATTCTGTTTGGCTTGGGTCGTAACTCTTCCGATTGGAGTCATTCAAGCCACTACCAACCAG CAACCAGGATATGACATAATTGCGCAGTTCATAATTGGCTTCATACTCCCAGGAAAACCCATTGCGAACCTGCTTTTCAAGATTTACGGGAGAATCAGCACAATACATGCTCTGTCTTTTCTAGCCGATCTCAAACTCGGGCACTACATGAAAATCCCTCCTCGATGCATGTATACAGCTCAG CTGGTAGGAACTCTAGTTTCTGGTGTAGTGAACCTTGGAGTCGCGTGGTGGATGATGGAAAGCATCGAGAACATCTGTGATGTCGAGGCTTTACATCCCGAGAGCCCCTGGACGTGTCCCAAATTTCGAGTCACATTTGATGCATCAGTGATTTGGGGTCTAATAGGACCCGAAAGGCTCTTTGGAGTGGGAGGAATGTACCGAAACTTGGTCTGGCTATTCCTCATAGGAGCCTTGTTGCCACTTCCTGTTTGGATACTGAGCAGAATTTTCCCAGAAAAGAAATGGATTCCCTTGATCAACATACCTGTTATATCTTACGGGTTCGCTGGAATGCCACCAGCAACTCCGACGAATATAGCTAGCTGGATCATGACCGGAACCATATTCAACTACTTTGTGTTCAAGTACAGGAAAGAATGGTGGCAGAAGTATAATTACGTGTTATCTGCTGCATTGGATGCTGGAACAGCTTTCATGGGTGTTCTGTTGTTTTTTGCCCTTCAGAATGAGGGAAAGATTGTGAAATGGTGGGGATCCAGTCCAGATCATTGCCCTTTGGCTACATGTCCCACTGCACCTGGAATCGTGGTTAAAGGGTGCCCAGTTttcagataa